The following are from one region of the Actinoplanes sp. L3-i22 genome:
- a CDS encoding HIT domain-containing protein, with product MDNTCLFCRIVTGEIPATVVHRTETTVAFRDIDPKAPTHVLVIPVEHHTDVVALATANPSAAADVLATAAAVAEAEGLTEGGFRVIFNSGRNGGQEVFHVHAHVVGGAPLGPMLAGR from the coding sequence GTGGACAACACCTGCCTGTTCTGCCGCATCGTCACCGGGGAGATCCCCGCGACCGTCGTGCACCGCACCGAGACCACCGTCGCGTTCCGGGACATCGACCCCAAGGCCCCCACCCACGTGCTGGTGATCCCGGTCGAGCACCACACCGACGTGGTCGCCCTGGCCACCGCGAACCCGTCCGCCGCCGCCGACGTGCTGGCCACCGCGGCCGCCGTCGCCGAGGCCGAGGGCCTGACCGAGGGCGGCTTCCGGGTGATCTTCAACAGTGGCCGCAACGGTGGCCAGGAGGTCTTCCACGTGCACGCGCACGTCGTCGGCGGCGCCCCGCTCGGCCCGATGCTGGCCGGCCGGTGA
- a CDS encoding serine hydrolase, which yields MTVAPEKHPRYERAVRRAQADGRIPALSAALVRADREPWVITVGDSGDPAHPLGPQSRFRIGSVTKTFTAVLVMQARDDGLLDLDQPVARYLDVPAHGDATIRRLLSHTAGYQREPHGDVWDTLIAPDAARLIAELDRAERVLPNARRYHYSNLGLAVLGHLVAKLRGGTWAEVLAERILDPLGLTHTTLDRPADAVVGYVVDAYSDAARPEPPVDFGGVAPAAQLWSTASDMARWAAFLTDPAAGNKVLDPATLDEMRWPLTTTDESLWAVGFGLGLILTPEGKRVVHVGHDGAMPGFLAGVYGRRGGEGNPGGLGCAVLGSSGSAGQTIDLAHELLRLAVDTDPAEIRPWRVAAPAPPPYRSLLGRWWSEGSEFVFAWHDGRLEARAAEAPADKPPATFRPLPENPDHLRTVSGRETGELLRLTRDGSGAVIRMHWATYRFTRGQEGFDGGLASDGPTSR from the coding sequence GTGACCGTGGCGCCGGAGAAACATCCCCGCTACGAGCGCGCGGTGCGCCGGGCCCAGGCCGACGGGCGCATCCCCGCGCTCAGCGCCGCCCTGGTCCGCGCCGACCGCGAGCCCTGGGTCATCACCGTCGGTGACTCCGGCGACCCGGCGCACCCGCTCGGTCCGCAGAGCCGGTTCCGGATCGGCTCGGTCACCAAGACGTTCACCGCGGTGCTGGTCATGCAGGCCCGCGACGACGGGCTGCTCGACCTGGACCAGCCGGTCGCCCGTTACCTCGACGTGCCGGCGCACGGCGACGCGACCATCCGCCGGCTGCTCTCGCACACCGCCGGTTACCAGCGCGAGCCGCACGGCGACGTGTGGGACACGCTGATCGCCCCGGACGCCGCCCGGCTGATCGCCGAGCTGGACCGCGCCGAGCGGGTGCTGCCCAACGCGCGCCGCTACCACTACTCCAACCTCGGACTGGCCGTTCTCGGTCACCTCGTCGCGAAACTGCGCGGCGGCACCTGGGCCGAGGTGCTCGCCGAACGGATCCTGGACCCGCTCGGCCTGACGCACACCACGCTCGATCGGCCGGCCGACGCGGTGGTGGGTTACGTGGTCGACGCATACTCCGACGCCGCCCGTCCGGAGCCGCCGGTCGACTTCGGCGGCGTCGCCCCGGCCGCACAGCTCTGGAGCACGGCCTCGGACATGGCCCGGTGGGCCGCGTTCCTGACCGATCCGGCGGCCGGCAACAAGGTCCTCGACCCGGCCACGCTCGACGAGATGCGCTGGCCGCTGACCACCACCGACGAGTCGCTCTGGGCGGTCGGCTTCGGGCTCGGGCTGATCCTCACCCCGGAGGGCAAGCGGGTCGTGCACGTCGGTCACGACGGCGCGATGCCGGGCTTCCTGGCCGGTGTCTACGGCCGGCGCGGCGGTGAGGGCAACCCGGGCGGGCTGGGCTGCGCCGTGCTCGGCTCCTCCGGCTCCGCCGGGCAGACCATCGACCTGGCCCATGAGCTGCTACGACTGGCGGTCGACACCGACCCGGCGGAGATCCGGCCGTGGCGGGTGGCCGCGCCGGCGCCGCCGCCCTACCGGTCGCTGCTGGGCCGCTGGTGGAGCGAGGGTTCCGAGTTCGTCTTCGCCTGGCACGACGGCCGGCTGGAGGCCCGGGCCGCCGAGGCTCCGGCGGACAAGCCCCCGGCGACCTTCCGGCCGCTTCCGGAAAATCCAGACCATTTGCGTACGGTCTCCGGGCGCGAGACCGGTGAGCTGCTCCGGTTGACCCGGGACGGGTCGGGCGCCGTGATCCGGATGCACTGGGCGACCTACCGCTTCACCCGTGGCCAGGAGGGGTTCGACGGCGGCCTGGCCTCGGACGGCCCCACCAGCCGGTGA
- a CDS encoding 16S rRNA (uracil(1498)-N(3))-methyltransferase: MSAPLFLVESIPAGSTFRLDGPEGHHAATVQRLRVGEVLILADGRGGVVHGEVVAVGKGSVDVSVGERAHEPAADPRLVVVQGIAKGDRGELAVQAMTETGVDEIVPWAASRSVAQWRGDRGYKARDKWAATAREAAKQARRSWLPVVAGDPDCSTKQVVARLGAAAAAFVLHEEATERLSTAALPESGEIVLVVGPEGGISDAEVTAFRDVGAVPVRLGSSVLRTSTAGIAALSVLSTRLGRW, encoded by the coding sequence GTGTCTGCGCCGCTGTTTCTGGTTGAGAGCATTCCTGCTGGGTCGACGTTCAGGCTTGATGGGCCGGAAGGGCATCATGCCGCGACTGTGCAGCGGCTTCGGGTTGGTGAAGTGCTGATCCTTGCCGACGGGCGGGGTGGCGTTGTGCACGGTGAGGTTGTCGCGGTCGGTAAGGGGAGCGTTGACGTCTCGGTGGGGGAGCGGGCGCATGAGCCGGCTGCCGATCCGAGGCTGGTCGTGGTTCAGGGCATCGCCAAGGGGGACCGTGGCGAACTGGCCGTGCAGGCGATGACCGAGACCGGTGTGGACGAGATCGTGCCGTGGGCGGCGTCCCGGTCGGTGGCTCAGTGGCGTGGCGACCGGGGGTACAAGGCGCGCGACAAGTGGGCGGCGACTGCCCGTGAGGCCGCGAAGCAGGCGCGTCGGTCCTGGCTGCCGGTGGTGGCCGGCGACCCGGACTGTTCCACCAAGCAGGTCGTGGCTCGGCTCGGCGCGGCGGCCGCCGCGTTCGTGCTGCACGAGGAGGCCACCGAGCGGTTGAGCACGGCGGCGCTGCCGGAGTCCGGGGAGATCGTCCTGGTGGTCGGTCCGGAGGGTGGCATCAGCGACGCGGAGGTGACTGCCTTCCGTGACGTCGGGGCGGTGCCGGTCCGGCTGGGCAGCTCGGTCCTGCGCACGTCGACCGCCGGGATCGCGGCCCTCTCCGTGCTCTCCACCCGCCTCGGCCGCTGGTAG
- a CDS encoding glycoside hydrolase family 3 protein, translating to MTDFDHLLEQLTLDEKASLVTGQDFWSLPAIPRIGLRSLVMSDGPVGVRGTGWAPEDPSVALPSPTALAASWDPELAAEAGRLLGQEARRKGVHVVLGPTVNLHRTPLNGRHFECYSEDPLLTAEIAVGFVRGVQEHGVGTTVKHLVGNDFETDRMTVDVQIPERALRELYLAPFERVVQAGGWGVMSAYNGVNGASMAQNGRLQDEVLKQEWGFDGVVVSDWRAARSTVGAALGGLDIAMPAMDNPWGPALAEAVRSGAVPLAVIDDKVRRVLRLAARVGALDGYDRPAAEPVDGDAVAQRVASRSFVLTRNEQDLLPVDPATTGRVAVIGALAQDARVLGGGSAQVAPPHVISPLDGLRRVFPDVTYAIGADPRPFLPAAQGSGWSEFRIDLGAYRFEVPTAAVRWLGDPPGALSVHDISVLELTTTYTPAEAGEHVFAVSGFGTFELTVGDQKLYQGSLHPPGTGRADLLLHPREQRFTITLPAGEPVPVTLRQSFEAGTAHSAATTLGHRPPGPDEEGLIAEAVALAARSDLAVVVVGTTEQVESEGFDRTSLALPGRQDELVARVAAANPRTVVVVNAGSPVLLPWAEDVAAVLLTWFPGQEAGAALAAVLTGAEEPGGRLPTTWPRRAEDCPVLEVSPRDGGLSYAEGIFIGYRGWKRAPLYAFGSGLGYTTWDYADLTASPGEAVVTVTNTGERAGREVVQIYLSAAEDGPVERPRQWLVGFATVQAAPGETVTVRIPLPDRAFQVWDNGWRTLPGRYTVTAAHALDDPRRAVDIER from the coding sequence ATGACCGACTTTGATCACCTGCTCGAGCAACTCACCCTGGACGAGAAGGCGTCCCTGGTGACCGGACAGGACTTCTGGTCGCTACCCGCGATTCCGCGCATCGGCCTGCGGTCGCTGGTCATGTCGGACGGGCCGGTCGGTGTCCGCGGCACCGGCTGGGCTCCGGAGGATCCGTCGGTCGCCCTGCCCAGCCCGACCGCGCTGGCCGCGTCCTGGGATCCGGAGCTGGCCGCCGAGGCCGGTCGGCTGCTCGGCCAGGAGGCCCGCCGCAAGGGCGTGCACGTGGTCCTCGGCCCGACGGTCAACCTGCACCGCACGCCGCTCAACGGCCGGCACTTCGAGTGCTACTCGGAGGACCCGCTGCTCACCGCGGAGATCGCGGTCGGCTTCGTGCGCGGCGTGCAGGAGCACGGCGTCGGCACCACGGTGAAGCACCTGGTCGGCAACGACTTCGAGACCGACCGGATGACCGTGGACGTGCAGATCCCCGAACGGGCGCTGCGCGAGCTCTACCTGGCGCCGTTCGAGCGGGTCGTGCAGGCCGGCGGCTGGGGCGTGATGAGCGCGTACAACGGGGTCAACGGCGCCTCGATGGCGCAGAACGGCCGGCTCCAGGACGAGGTGCTCAAGCAGGAGTGGGGCTTCGACGGCGTGGTGGTCTCCGACTGGCGGGCCGCGCGGTCGACCGTGGGGGCCGCCCTCGGCGGCCTCGACATCGCCATGCCGGCGATGGACAACCCCTGGGGACCCGCCCTCGCGGAGGCGGTCCGGTCCGGCGCCGTTCCCCTCGCGGTCATCGATGACAAGGTACGGCGGGTGCTGCGTCTCGCCGCGCGGGTCGGCGCGCTGGACGGGTACGACCGGCCGGCCGCCGAGCCGGTCGACGGCGACGCGGTCGCGCAGCGGGTGGCGTCCCGCTCGTTCGTCCTGACCCGCAACGAGCAGGACCTGCTCCCGGTGGACCCGGCCACGACCGGCCGGGTCGCCGTGATCGGCGCGCTCGCCCAGGACGCCCGGGTGCTCGGCGGCGGCAGCGCCCAGGTCGCCCCGCCGCACGTGATCTCCCCGCTGGACGGGCTCCGCCGGGTCTTCCCGGACGTGACCTACGCGATCGGCGCCGACCCGCGCCCGTTCCTGCCGGCCGCCCAGGGTTCCGGCTGGTCGGAGTTCCGGATCGACCTCGGCGCGTACCGGTTCGAGGTGCCGACGGCCGCGGTGCGGTGGCTCGGCGATCCGCCCGGCGCGCTGTCCGTGCACGACATCTCGGTGCTGGAGCTGACCACCACGTACACCCCGGCGGAGGCCGGCGAGCACGTCTTCGCGGTCTCCGGCTTCGGCACGTTCGAGCTGACCGTCGGCGACCAGAAGCTCTACCAGGGCTCGCTGCACCCGCCCGGCACCGGCCGCGCCGACCTGCTGCTGCACCCACGCGAGCAGCGCTTCACGATCACCCTGCCGGCCGGCGAGCCGGTCCCGGTGACGCTGCGGCAGAGCTTCGAGGCGGGGACCGCGCACTCGGCGGCCACCACGCTCGGGCACCGGCCGCCCGGGCCGGACGAGGAGGGCCTGATCGCCGAGGCGGTCGCGCTGGCGGCCCGCTCCGACCTGGCCGTGGTCGTCGTCGGCACCACCGAGCAGGTCGAGTCGGAGGGCTTCGACCGCACCTCCCTGGCACTGCCCGGCCGGCAGGACGAGCTGGTGGCCCGGGTCGCGGCGGCGAACCCGCGGACCGTCGTGGTGGTCAACGCCGGGTCGCCGGTGCTGCTGCCGTGGGCCGAGGACGTCGCGGCGGTGCTGCTCACCTGGTTCCCCGGGCAGGAGGCGGGCGCGGCGCTGGCCGCGGTGCTGACCGGCGCCGAGGAGCCGGGCGGGCGGCTGCCGACCACGTGGCCGCGCCGCGCGGAGGACTGCCCGGTGCTGGAGGTGTCGCCACGGGACGGCGGATTGTCGTACGCCGAAGGGATCTTCATCGGTTATCGAGGCTGGAAACGGGCGCCTCTTTACGCCTTCGGCTCCGGCCTCGGCTACACGACCTGGGACTATGCCGACCTGACGGCGTCGCCCGGCGAGGCGGTCGTGACCGTGACCAACACCGGCGAGCGGGCCGGGCGCGAGGTCGTGCAGATCTATCTCTCCGCGGCTGAGGACGGGCCGGTGGAACGGCCGCGGCAGTGGCTGGTCGGGTTCGCGACGGTCCAGGCCGCTCCGGGCGAGACGGTCACCGTCCGGATCCCGCTGCCCGACCGTGCCTTCCAGGTCTGGGACAACGGCTGGCGCACACTCCCCGGCCGATACACGGTCACCGCCGCCCACGCCCTCGACGATCCCCGCCGAGCCGTCGACATCGAACGGTAG
- a CDS encoding epoxide hydrolase family protein, translated as MASIRPFRIDVPQSDLDDLRDRLTRTRWTPEIPGQGWARGVPADYLRGLAAYWADEFDWRAAEARLNELPQFVTEVDGQTLHFAHVRSADPAATPLLISHDWPGSFALYLPVVEALRAHFHLVLVSNPGVAFSGPLTGPGWNTARSAAALNEIMARLGYERYGVQGTGGGAWIAVEMGRQAPDKVIGVHVNGHITFPSGDPAEFEGLTQSEQDRLRRLQEFRDDRMGFAAIQSTRPQTLAFGLHDSPVGQLAWIVEKFQEWTDPAAQLPEDAVGLDLLLTNVSLYWFTGTAGSSANTYWESAHDPSAWAPKEKSTVPLGVALGVTDITIRRFAEREAPVTHWTELPSGGNFLPAEQPKLFSDDVTAFFRP; from the coding sequence ATGGCGTCGATCCGACCCTTCCGCATCGATGTGCCGCAGAGCGATCTGGACGACCTGCGCGACCGGCTGACCCGCACCCGGTGGACGCCGGAGATCCCCGGCCAGGGCTGGGCTCGCGGAGTCCCCGCCGACTACCTGCGTGGCCTCGCCGCCTATTGGGCCGACGAGTTCGACTGGCGTGCCGCCGAGGCGCGGCTCAACGAGCTGCCGCAGTTCGTCACCGAGGTCGACGGGCAGACCCTGCACTTCGCGCATGTCCGCTCGGCCGATCCGGCCGCCACCCCGCTGCTGATCAGCCACGACTGGCCCGGCTCGTTCGCGCTCTACCTGCCGGTGGTCGAGGCGCTCCGGGCGCATTTCCACCTCGTGCTGGTCAGCAACCCGGGTGTGGCCTTCTCCGGTCCGCTCACCGGTCCGGGGTGGAACACCGCCCGCAGCGCCGCCGCGCTCAACGAGATCATGGCTCGCCTGGGATATGAGCGATATGGGGTGCAGGGCACCGGTGGCGGCGCCTGGATCGCCGTCGAGATGGGCCGCCAGGCACCCGACAAGGTGATCGGGGTGCACGTCAACGGGCACATCACGTTCCCCTCCGGTGACCCGGCCGAGTTCGAGGGGCTCACCCAGTCCGAGCAGGACCGTCTGCGCCGCTTGCAGGAGTTCCGCGACGATCGGATGGGCTTCGCCGCGATCCAGTCGACCCGCCCGCAGACCTTGGCGTTCGGCCTGCACGACTCACCGGTCGGTCAGCTCGCCTGGATCGTCGAGAAATTCCAGGAGTGGACCGACCCGGCGGCCCAGCTCCCCGAGGACGCCGTCGGGCTGGACCTGCTGCTCACCAACGTCAGCCTGTACTGGTTCACCGGCACCGCCGGCTCCTCCGCGAACACCTATTGGGAGTCCGCCCACGACCCGTCAGCCTGGGCACCGAAGGAGAAGTCCACTGTCCCGCTCGGCGTAGCGCTGGGCGTCACCGACATCACCATCCGGCGCTTCGCCGAGCGAGAGGCCCCGGTCACGCATTGGACGGAGCTGCCGTCCGGCGGCAATTTCCTCCCCGCCGAGCAGCCCAAACTGTTTTCCGACGACGTAACAGCCTTCTTCCGCCCCTGA
- a CDS encoding PhoH family protein, which yields MTGTPNPSSTGSSSPVRAQTKISVSDPKIMVNLLGAKDEILRLIERTLSSDVHVRGNEITITGEPADNATAERLFSELVELIEKGETLSVDAVRRTLRMLEDNTSERPAEVLTLNILSRRGRTIRPKTLGQKRYVDAIDENTIVFGIGPAGTGKTYLAMAKAVQALQAKQISRIILTRPAVEAGERLGFLPGTLTEKIDPYLRPLYDALHDMLDPESIPRLMAAGTVEVAPLAYMRGRTLNDAFIILDEAQNTTPEQMKMFLTRLGFGAKIVVTGDVTQVDLPGGTTSGLKIVREILRDVEDVHFAELSSSDVVRHRLVAEIVDAYARFDVVQEQQAANSVHAVPDRAANGRAQRRR from the coding sequence ATGACCGGTACGCCGAACCCTTCCAGCACTGGCTCGTCCAGCCCGGTGCGGGCGCAGACCAAGATCTCGGTGTCCGACCCGAAGATCATGGTGAACCTGCTCGGCGCCAAGGACGAGATCCTCCGCCTTATCGAGCGCACGCTCAGCAGTGACGTGCATGTGCGTGGCAACGAGATCACCATCACCGGCGAACCGGCCGACAACGCCACCGCCGAGCGGCTCTTCTCCGAGCTCGTCGAGCTCATCGAGAAGGGCGAGACGCTCAGCGTGGACGCGGTCCGCCGCACCCTGCGGATGCTCGAGGACAACACCTCCGAGCGCCCCGCCGAGGTGCTGACGCTGAACATCCTGTCCCGGCGGGGCCGCACCATCCGGCCCAAGACGCTGGGGCAGAAACGCTACGTCGACGCCATCGACGAGAACACGATCGTCTTCGGGATCGGCCCCGCCGGCACCGGTAAGACGTATCTGGCGATGGCCAAGGCCGTGCAGGCGCTGCAGGCCAAGCAGATCAGCCGGATCATCCTGACCCGGCCCGCGGTCGAGGCCGGCGAGCGTCTGGGCTTCCTGCCCGGCACGCTCACCGAGAAGATCGACCCGTATCTGCGTCCGCTCTACGACGCCCTGCACGACATGCTCGACCCGGAGTCCATCCCGCGCCTGATGGCGGCCGGGACGGTCGAGGTCGCCCCGCTCGCCTACATGCGCGGGCGGACGCTCAACGACGCCTTCATCATCCTGGACGAGGCGCAGAACACCACGCCCGAGCAGATGAAGATGTTCCTGACCCGGCTCGGGTTCGGCGCCAAGATCGTGGTCACCGGCGACGTCACCCAGGTCGACCTGCCGGGCGGCACCACCAGCGGCCTCAAGATCGTCCGGGAGATCCTGCGCGACGTCGAGGACGTGCACTTCGCCGAGCTGTCCAGCTCCGACGTCGTGCGGCACCGCCTGGTCGCCGAGATCGTGGACGCCTACGCACGGTTCGACGTCGTGCAGGAGCAACAGGCCGCAAATTCCGTTCATGCCGTGCCGGACCGGGCCGCCAACGGCCGGGCCCAGCGCCGGCGCTGA
- the ybeY gene encoding rRNA maturation RNase YbeY — MSIEIANESGVEVDTDAILAVARHALDEMGVNPLAELSILLVDIEYMAELNHRWMGSDGPTDVLAFPMDEGSVDHGPGESGAGEPALLGDIVLAPEVAAKQAAAAGHSAADELHLLTVHGALHLLGYDHAEPEEEREMFALQNKLLQSWRAGRKAG, encoded by the coding sequence ATGTCCATCGAGATCGCCAACGAGTCGGGAGTCGAGGTCGACACCGACGCGATCCTCGCGGTTGCCCGGCATGCCCTCGACGAGATGGGGGTCAACCCGCTCGCCGAGTTGTCCATCCTGCTCGTCGACATCGAGTACATGGCCGAGCTGAACCATCGGTGGATGGGCAGCGACGGCCCCACCGACGTGCTCGCCTTCCCGATGGACGAGGGCAGCGTCGACCACGGGCCCGGCGAGTCCGGCGCCGGTGAGCCGGCCCTGCTGGGTGACATCGTGCTGGCCCCCGAGGTGGCCGCGAAACAGGCGGCCGCCGCGGGGCACTCCGCCGCCGACGAGCTGCACCTGCTCACCGTGCACGGGGCCCTCCACCTGCTCGGCTACGACCATGCCGAGCCGGAGGAGGAGCGCGAGATGTTCGCTCTGCAGAACAAGCTCCTGCAGAGCTGGCGCGCCGGGCGTAAAGCCGGCTGA
- a CDS encoding TetR/AcrR family transcriptional regulator, whose protein sequence is MRRPGRGEQAVRNNEAILVAAREVFLADPRAPVAAVAERAKVGIGALYRRYPSKEDLLRTLCHDGLKTFIAEAERAALEPDEWAAFAGFLRGVVQADVHSLTVHLAGTFTPTEQMNTDAELAGELAGGLLERARPRLRPDIGAADVTLLLEMCAAVRVPDVTRTGELRDRCLTVLLDGLRTGGALPGPPPAVYELNWRWLDT, encoded by the coding sequence ATGAGGAGACCTGGGCGCGGCGAGCAGGCGGTTCGCAACAACGAAGCCATCCTGGTCGCGGCACGCGAGGTCTTCCTGGCCGATCCCCGGGCGCCGGTCGCCGCCGTCGCCGAGCGGGCCAAGGTCGGCATCGGCGCGCTCTACCGGAGATATCCGAGCAAGGAGGATCTGCTTCGCACGCTCTGCCACGACGGGCTGAAGACGTTCATCGCGGAGGCCGAGCGGGCTGCCCTGGAGCCGGACGAGTGGGCGGCCTTCGCGGGATTTCTGCGCGGGGTCGTGCAGGCCGACGTGCACTCGCTGACCGTGCACCTGGCCGGCACGTTCACGCCCACCGAGCAGATGAATACCGACGCGGAGCTGGCCGGCGAGCTTGCCGGCGGGCTGCTCGAACGGGCCCGGCCACGACTGCGGCCGGACATCGGTGCCGCCGACGTGACCCTGCTGTTGGAGATGTGTGCGGCGGTTCGCGTTCCGGACGTCACCCGCACCGGCGAGCTTCGGGACCGGTGTCTGACCGTCCTGCTCGACGGCCTGCGGACCGGCGGCGCGCTGCCCGGCCCGCCACCGGCCGTGTACGAACTGAACTGGCGCTGGCTGGACACCTGA